In Phyllostomus discolor isolate MPI-MPIP mPhyDis1 chromosome 3, mPhyDis1.pri.v3, whole genome shotgun sequence, a single genomic region encodes these proteins:
- the TNFRSF17 gene encoding tumor necrosis factor receptor superfamily member 17, which translates to MAHQCLKNEYFDSLLNACISCYLRCFSIIPAICENYCNSVKGSSTILWTCFGLSVLLSLAVFVLVFLLRKRRSPPLKDEFKSTGSALQKEANADMDGRKDSRTGEEILPRSLEYTVEECTCEDCAKSQPNTDSDHFFPLPAMEEGATVLVTTKTNDYCNGLQAAGCITRMEKSISTR; encoded by the exons ATGGCTCATCAATGCctcaaaaatgaatattttgacaGTTTGCTGAATGCTTGCATATCGTGTTACCTTCGATGTTTTTCTATTATTCCTGCAATATGTGAGAATTATTGTAATTCAG TGAAAGGATCAAGTACCATTCTTTGGACCTGTTTCGGCCTGAGCGTGCTACTGTCTTTGGCAGTTTTTGTGCTGGTGTTCTTGCTAAGGAAGAGGCGCTCTCCACCATTAAAGGatgaatttaaaagcacag GATCTGCTCTGCAGAAGGAGGCTAATGCTGACATGGATGGTAGAAAAGACAGCAGGACTGGTGAGGAGattcttcccagaagcctggagTACACAGTAGAAGAATGTACCTGTGAAGACTGTGCCAAGAGCCAACCAAACACAGATTCCGACCACTTCTTTCCACTCCCAGCTATGGAGGAAGGCGCAACTGTCCTTGTCACCACAAAAACAAATGACTATTGCAATGGCCTGCAAGCTGCTGGGTGTATCACAAGGATGGAGAAATCGATTTCTACTAGATAA